A stretch of Elephas maximus indicus isolate mEleMax1 chromosome 20, mEleMax1 primary haplotype, whole genome shotgun sequence DNA encodes these proteins:
- the MKRN2 gene encoding E3 ubiquitin-protein ligase makorin-2 isoform X2, producing the protein MTWPTASPPPSANTIRRAVVPTELVAAVVKTSLHEPGKREKRTLVLRDRNLCGLAEDKALPRVVSNPGGCTDPQNSLEMKPHSYLEAIRSGLDDLEASSSYTSEQQLCPYAAAGECHFGDACVYLHGEMCEICRLHVLHPFDPEQRKAHEKICMSTFEQEMEKAFALQASQDKVCSICMEVILEKGSASERRFGILSNCNHTYCLSCIRQWRCAKQFENPIIKSCPECRVISEFVIPSVYWVEDQNKKNELIEAFKQGMGKKACKYFEQGKGTCPFGSKCLYRHAYPDGRLAEPEKPRKQLSSEGTVRFFNSVRLWDFIENRESQHIPNTEDVDMTELGDLFMHLSGVESSEP; encoded by the exons ATGACTTGGCCAACAGCAAGCCCTCCACCATCTGCAAATACTATCAGAAGGGCTGTTGTGCCTACGGAACTCGTTGCAG CTGTCGTGAAAACTAGCTTACACGAGCCTGGGAAACGTGAAAAGAGAACATTGGTACTTAGAGACCGAA ATCTCTGTGGCCTCGCTGAGGACAAGGCTCTGCCTCGTGTGGTGAGTAACCCAGGGGGGTGCACTGACCCCCAGAACAGCCTGGAGATGAAGCCGCACTCCTATCTGGAAGCCATCAGGAGTGGCCTCGATGACTTAGAAGCCAGCAGCTCCTACACCAGCGAGCAGCAGCTGTGTCCCTATGCCGCTGCCGGGGAGTGCCACTTTGGAGATGCTTGTGTCTACCTGCATGGGGAGATGTGTGAGATCTGCAGGTTACATGTCCTGCACCCCTTTGATCCTGAGCAaagaaaagcacatgaaaag ATTTGCATGTCGACCTTTGAACAGGAGATGGAAAAGGCCTTTGCCCTCCAGGCAAGTCAGGACAAAGTGTGCAGCATCTGCATGGAGGTGATCCTTGAGAAGGGGTCTGCTTCTGAGAGGAGATTTGGGATTCTCTCCAACTGCAATCACACATACTGCTTGTCCTGCATCCGGCAGTGGAGGTGTGCCAAGCAATTTGAGAACCCCATCATTAA GTCTTGTCCAGAATGCCGTGTGATATCAGAATTTGTCATTCCAAGTGTATACTGGGTAGAAGATCAGAATAAAAAGAATGAGTTGATTGAAGCTTTCAAACAGGGAATGGG GAAAAAGGCCTGTAAGTACTTTGAGCAAGGCAAGGGGACCTGCCCATTTGGAAGTAAATGCCTTTACCGCCATGCTTACCCTGATGGGCGGCTTGCAGAGCCCGAGAAACCCCGGAAACAGCTCAGTTCTGAAGGCACCGTGAGG TTCTTCAATTCTGTGCGGCTCTGGGATTTCATCGAGAACCGAGAAAGCCAACACATCCCCAACACTGAAGATGTGGATATGACCGAGCTTGGGGACCTCTTCATGCACCTTTCTGGAGTGGAGTCTTCAGAGCCCTGA
- the MKRN2 gene encoding E3 ubiquitin-protein ligase makorin-2 isoform X1 translates to MSTKQVTCRYFMHGVCREGNQCLFSHDLANSKPSTICKYYQKGCCAYGTRCRYDHTRPSAAVGGAAGTVPHGASSLGFHSPHSPSDLSAAVVKTSLHEPGKREKRTLVLRDRNLCGLAEDKALPRVVSNPGGCTDPQNSLEMKPHSYLEAIRSGLDDLEASSSYTSEQQLCPYAAAGECHFGDACVYLHGEMCEICRLHVLHPFDPEQRKAHEKICMSTFEQEMEKAFALQASQDKVCSICMEVILEKGSASERRFGILSNCNHTYCLSCIRQWRCAKQFENPIIKSCPECRVISEFVIPSVYWVEDQNKKNELIEAFKQGMGKKACKYFEQGKGTCPFGSKCLYRHAYPDGRLAEPEKPRKQLSSEGTVRFFNSVRLWDFIENRESQHIPNTEDVDMTELGDLFMHLSGVESSEP, encoded by the exons GTATTTTATGCACGGTGTGTGTCGGGAAGGAAACCAGTGCCTGTTCTCACATGACTTGGCCAACAGCAAGCCCTCCACCATCTGCAAATACTATCAGAAGGGCTGTTGTGCCTACGGAACTCGTTGCAG ATATGATCACACGAGGCCCTCTGCTGCAGTGGGTGGTGCTGCGGGCACCGTCCCCCACGGTGCGTCCTCCCTGGGTTTTCACAGTCCTCACTCTCCTTCTGACCTCTCTGCAGCTGTCGTGAAAACTAGCTTACACGAGCCTGGGAAACGTGAAAAGAGAACATTGGTACTTAGAGACCGAA ATCTCTGTGGCCTCGCTGAGGACAAGGCTCTGCCTCGTGTGGTGAGTAACCCAGGGGGGTGCACTGACCCCCAGAACAGCCTGGAGATGAAGCCGCACTCCTATCTGGAAGCCATCAGGAGTGGCCTCGATGACTTAGAAGCCAGCAGCTCCTACACCAGCGAGCAGCAGCTGTGTCCCTATGCCGCTGCCGGGGAGTGCCACTTTGGAGATGCTTGTGTCTACCTGCATGGGGAGATGTGTGAGATCTGCAGGTTACATGTCCTGCACCCCTTTGATCCTGAGCAaagaaaagcacatgaaaag ATTTGCATGTCGACCTTTGAACAGGAGATGGAAAAGGCCTTTGCCCTCCAGGCAAGTCAGGACAAAGTGTGCAGCATCTGCATGGAGGTGATCCTTGAGAAGGGGTCTGCTTCTGAGAGGAGATTTGGGATTCTCTCCAACTGCAATCACACATACTGCTTGTCCTGCATCCGGCAGTGGAGGTGTGCCAAGCAATTTGAGAACCCCATCATTAA GTCTTGTCCAGAATGCCGTGTGATATCAGAATTTGTCATTCCAAGTGTATACTGGGTAGAAGATCAGAATAAAAAGAATGAGTTGATTGAAGCTTTCAAACAGGGAATGGG GAAAAAGGCCTGTAAGTACTTTGAGCAAGGCAAGGGGACCTGCCCATTTGGAAGTAAATGCCTTTACCGCCATGCTTACCCTGATGGGCGGCTTGCAGAGCCCGAGAAACCCCGGAAACAGCTCAGTTCTGAAGGCACCGTGAGG TTCTTCAATTCTGTGCGGCTCTGGGATTTCATCGAGAACCGAGAAAGCCAACACATCCCCAACACTGAAGATGTGGATATGACCGAGCTTGGGGACCTCTTCATGCACCTTTCTGGAGTGGAGTCTTCAGAGCCCTGA